Proteins from one Neodiprion fabricii isolate iyNeoFabr1 chromosome 5, iyNeoFabr1.1, whole genome shotgun sequence genomic window:
- the LOC124183588 gene encoding epidermal growth factor receptor substrate 15-like 1 isoform X2: MKIALVFDASMAALPSPTQVAGSHSAIYEAYYHQVDPNGYGRIGAMEAARFLKKSQLSDIVLSKIWDMADPQSRGSLDKSGLFVALKLCALAQAGSDLSMANLNIETPPPKMGEIPVIPQKPKPISPGIITSMNNGDWSIKPSERTKYDQLFDSLQPANGYIPGNKVKGVLMDSKLPLDTLGQIWDLADMDKDGMLDRHEFVIAMHLVYKALEKYAIPNVLPPELMPPGKRKEVIMSVAKSPVPPMVSGPPPIPPLPTAPAPSSLVGLESTKPPAVQHWVISAEDQAAADKLFAQADMDMDGYVSGSEIKDVFLQSGLRQTVLAQIWGLCDICQSGKLNKEQFALSMWLIKQQLRGKEPPATLTPEMIPPSLRKLTENVVENNNVSGYSNPELDMISKDIVELVRERHTMEQDIAQKEADIKIKNGEIKSLQSELDTLAATLKQLENQKGEAQKRLNDLKAQVDKLRQQAEEQESVLRTQEEELSSKRQELEGLRLEEQQLEQQQVKSKDQLNELTKNLQDTQLQISQAKVKITHLEEQQRQMSDAIALYDSALAAGDPSLVPDTTLRFEPEIQDPQFKLDDQSPIKVNGFDDKRDDPFSNANGPTQSSGFNGQDPFASNKAKEAFVAEGADPFGNSFNSQPAAERFPSDLFTAFNNSSNEKQDPFDPFGDEKRNNSNAPATGGAQAVKDPFGDDPFANLHAPARPESPSPALPPKKAKQPPPRPAPPRPSQGPTAGLGAGPTRAAPAPPTPSPTPDPFVNANSDPFAAPAENNNNEAAFTTSTSSNAGFADFANFDAKPEPVPSRLAPPRPVSRPLTTTTSASAPKLPDFTEDPFRDYRYEDPFNITDPFEDEIEDSNANKKSVSTGKLDPFGFETDTRFSGKDSFPKGFDSDFSNTFPLKKNKPDSKIVNKFDTDFGSAFSDTNKNTKAFEADFANNFVDPKSKTNDINDAFTSKLSGAEKASKKSGLEFAHTLKDKLSFGDKKNRNNKTWNGNSGSVMLTEEQQLALAAQQSLRAEEERRRRREQEDADLALALELSKQEKSGKF, encoded by the exons ATGAAAATTGCGTTAGTATTCGATGCAAGTATGGCCGCCTTGCCGTCACCTACGCag GTGGCTGGAAGCCACAGCGCCATATATGAGGCCTATTATCATCAG GTGGACCCTAACGGGTATGGCCGTATCGGAGCGATGGAAGCTGcacgatttttgaaaaaatcacagCTGAGCGATATTGTGCTTAGTAAAATTTGGGATATGGCGGATCCACAGTCGCGCGGATCATTGGATAAATCCGGACTTTTCGTCGCGCTAAAACTTTGCGCCCTCGCTCAGGCAGGAAGTGACTTGAGTATGGCAAACCTCAATATTGAAACACCTCCACCCAAAATG GGTGAAATTCCAGTGATACCCCAAAAACCAAAGCCTATATCTCCAGGGATAATAACATCGATGAATAACGGGGACTGGTCGATAAAACCAAGTGAACGAACAAAATATGATCAGTTATTTGACAGCTTACAACCAGCTAATGGATACATTCCAGGAAATAAAGTGAAAGGTGTTCTTATGGATAGCAAACTGCCTCTTGATACTCTAGGACAAATATGGGATCTTGCCGACATGGACAAAGATGGAATGCTCGACAGGCATGAATTTGTCATT GCTATGCATTTGGTCTACAAGGCACTTGAGAAATATGCTATTCCCAATGTGCTACCTCCAGAATTAATGCCACCAggcaaaagaaaagaagtcATCATGTCAGTTGCTAAATCCCCAGTACCCCCAATGGTTAGCGGACCACCGCCTATTCCTCCTTTACCTACTGCACCTGCTCCCAGCAGTCTTGTCGGTTTAGAATCTACAAAG CCACCAGCTGTTCAACACTGGGTCATCTCAGCCGAAGATCAGGCAGCTGCGGACAAGCTCTTTGCGCAAGCAGACATGGATATGGATGGATACGTATCTGGGTCTGAGATCAAAGATGTATTTCTACAGAGCGGCTTACGACAGACTGTTTTAGCTCAAATTTG GGGTTTGTGCGATATTTGTCAAAGTGGTAAACTGAATAAGGAACAATTCGCTCTGTCGATGTGGCTTATTAAGCAGCAACTAAGAGGCAAAGAGCCTCCCGCTACTCTAACACCTGAAATGATACCACCGTCTTTAAGAAAACTCACAGAAAACGTTGTG GAAAACAATAATGTTTCCGGTTATTCTAACCCAGAGTTAGATATGATAAGCAAAGATATAGTGGAGTTGGTACGAGAAAGGCACACAATGGAGCAAGATATTGCACAAAAGGAAGCTGATATCAAGATAAAAAATGGAGAGATTAAGAGCCTTCAAAGTGAGCTGGACACTTTGGCGGCAACTTTGAAACAGTTGGAAAACCAAAAAGGAGAGGCTCAAAAAAGGCTCAATGATTTAAAAGCACAG GTAGATAAACTTCGTCAGCAAGCGGAAGAACAAGAATCCGTTTTACGCACCCAAGAAGAAGAGCTCAGTTCCAAAAGGCAGGAATTAGAGGGTCTTAGATTGGAAGAACAACAGCTTGAACAGCAACAAGTAAAGAGTAAAGATCAGCTTAACGAATTGACCAAAAACCTTCAGGATACTCAGCTTCAAATAAGTCAGgcaaaagtaaaaattactcATCTGGAAGAACAGCAAAGGCAAATGAGCGACGCTATTGCGTTGTACGATTCAGCTCTTGCAGCTGGTGATCCTAGTCTTGTCCCTGACACCACTCTGCGATTTGAACCAGAAATCCAAGATCCTCA ATTCAAACTTGATGATCAAAGTCCTATAAAAGTGAACGGATTTGACGATAAACGCGACGATCCTTTCTCGAATGCAAACGGACCAACCCAATCAAGTGGCTTCAATGGTCAAGATCCATTCGCCTCGAATAAAGCGAAGGAAGCTTTTGTTGCCGAAGGTGCCGATCCGTTCggaaattcattcaattcacAACCGGCGGCT GAACGATTCCCGAGCGATTTGTTCACCGCGTTTAATAATTCTAGTAACGAGAAACAGGATCCGTTCGATCCCTTTGGtgacgaaaaaagaaataattccAATGCACCGGCGACAGGAGGAGCGCAg GCCGTCAAAGATCCGTTTGGTGACGATCCGTTTGCGAATCTGCATGCGCCAGCACGCCCGGAGAGTCCTAGTCCAGCTTTACCTCCCAAAAAGGCGAAACAACCTCCACCAAGGCCGGCACCGCCTAGACCTTCGCAGGGTCCTACAGCAGGACTTGGCGCAGGTCCGACGCGCGCAGCGCCTGCACCGCCTACACCTTCGCCGACTCCAGACCCCTTTGTTAACGCAAACTCTGACCCTTTTGCCGCACCAGcggaaaataataacaacgaagCTGCTTTTACTACTTCAACTTCTTCCAACGCAGGCTTTGCTGATTTTGCTAATTTCGATGCAAAG CCAGAACCAGTTCCTAGTCGACTGGCACCGCCGAGACCAGTGAGCAGACCGctgacaacaacaacatcagcGTCGGCACCTAAACTTCCAGACTTTACCGAAGATCCATTCCGAGACTACAGATACGAGGATCCGTTCAATATCACAGATCCGTTTGAAGACGAAATTGAAGATTCaaatgcaaataaaaagtCTGTCAGTACCGGTAAgctcgatccttttggctttgAAACTGATACAAGGTTTTCCGGTAAGGATTCATTTCCAAAAGGATTTGattccgatttttcaaacacatttccattaaagaaaaataaacccGATAGCAAAATAGTCAACAAATTTGATACAGATTTTGGCAGCGCATTTTCAGATACTAATAAAAATACCAAAGCTTTCGAGGCTGATTTTGCAAACAATTTTGTTGATCCAAAATCAAAGACGAACGACATCAATGATGCTTTTACAAGTAAATTGTCTGGTGCTGAGAAGGCGAGTAAAAAGTCTGGCTTAGAGTTCGCACACACTTTGAAAGATAAGCTATCATttggggataaaaaaaatcgtaataacAAAACGTGGAACGGTAACAGTGGATCTGTTATGTTAACCGAAGAACAACAATTGGCATTAGCTGCTCAGCAGAGCTTGCGAGCCGAAGAGGAAAGGCGCAGACGTAGAGAACAAGAAGATGCAGATTTAGCTCTTGCCTTAGAACTTTCTAAACAAGAAAAATCTGGTAAATTTTAA
- the LOC124183588 gene encoding epidermal growth factor receptor substrate 15-like 1 isoform X1, translating to MKIALVFDASMAALPSPTQVAGSHSAIYEAYYHQVDPNGYGRIGAMEAARFLKKSQLSDIVLSKIWDMADPQSRGSLDKSGLFVALKLCALAQAGSDLSMANLNIETPPPKMGEIPVIPQKPKPISPGIITSMNNGDWSIKPSERTKYDQLFDSLQPANGYIPGNKVKGVLMDSKLPLDTLGQIWDLADMDKDGMLDRHEFVIAMHLVYKALEKYAIPNVLPPELMPPGKRKEVIMSVAKSPVPPMVSGPPPIPPLPTAPAPSSLVGLESTKPPAVQHWVISAEDQAAADKLFAQADMDMDGYVSGSEIKDVFLQSGLRQTVLAQIWGLCDICQSGKLNKEQFALSMWLIKQQLRGKEPPATLTPEMIPPSLRKLTENVVENNNVSGYSNPELDMISKDIVELVRERHTMEQDIAQKEADIKIKNGEIKSLQSELDTLAATLKQLENQKGEAQKRLNDLKAQRADVDKELSEIEHEIREEQDKVDKLRQQAEEQESVLRTQEEELSSKRQELEGLRLEEQQLEQQQVKSKDQLNELTKNLQDTQLQISQAKVKITHLEEQQRQMSDAIALYDSALAAGDPSLVPDTTLRFEPEIQDPQFKLDDQSPIKVNGFDDKRDDPFSNANGPTQSSGFNGQDPFASNKAKEAFVAEGADPFGNSFNSQPAAERFPSDLFTAFNNSSNEKQDPFDPFGDEKRNNSNAPATGGAQAVKDPFGDDPFANLHAPARPESPSPALPPKKAKQPPPRPAPPRPSQGPTAGLGAGPTRAAPAPPTPSPTPDPFVNANSDPFAAPAENNNNEAAFTTSTSSNAGFADFANFDAKPEPVPSRLAPPRPVSRPLTTTTSASAPKLPDFTEDPFRDYRYEDPFNITDPFEDEIEDSNANKKSVSTGKLDPFGFETDTRFSGKDSFPKGFDSDFSNTFPLKKNKPDSKIVNKFDTDFGSAFSDTNKNTKAFEADFANNFVDPKSKTNDINDAFTSKLSGAEKASKKSGLEFAHTLKDKLSFGDKKNRNNKTWNGNSGSVMLTEEQQLALAAQQSLRAEEERRRRREQEDADLALALELSKQEKSGKF from the exons ATGAAAATTGCGTTAGTATTCGATGCAAGTATGGCCGCCTTGCCGTCACCTACGCag GTGGCTGGAAGCCACAGCGCCATATATGAGGCCTATTATCATCAG GTGGACCCTAACGGGTATGGCCGTATCGGAGCGATGGAAGCTGcacgatttttgaaaaaatcacagCTGAGCGATATTGTGCTTAGTAAAATTTGGGATATGGCGGATCCACAGTCGCGCGGATCATTGGATAAATCCGGACTTTTCGTCGCGCTAAAACTTTGCGCCCTCGCTCAGGCAGGAAGTGACTTGAGTATGGCAAACCTCAATATTGAAACACCTCCACCCAAAATG GGTGAAATTCCAGTGATACCCCAAAAACCAAAGCCTATATCTCCAGGGATAATAACATCGATGAATAACGGGGACTGGTCGATAAAACCAAGTGAACGAACAAAATATGATCAGTTATTTGACAGCTTACAACCAGCTAATGGATACATTCCAGGAAATAAAGTGAAAGGTGTTCTTATGGATAGCAAACTGCCTCTTGATACTCTAGGACAAATATGGGATCTTGCCGACATGGACAAAGATGGAATGCTCGACAGGCATGAATTTGTCATT GCTATGCATTTGGTCTACAAGGCACTTGAGAAATATGCTATTCCCAATGTGCTACCTCCAGAATTAATGCCACCAggcaaaagaaaagaagtcATCATGTCAGTTGCTAAATCCCCAGTACCCCCAATGGTTAGCGGACCACCGCCTATTCCTCCTTTACCTACTGCACCTGCTCCCAGCAGTCTTGTCGGTTTAGAATCTACAAAG CCACCAGCTGTTCAACACTGGGTCATCTCAGCCGAAGATCAGGCAGCTGCGGACAAGCTCTTTGCGCAAGCAGACATGGATATGGATGGATACGTATCTGGGTCTGAGATCAAAGATGTATTTCTACAGAGCGGCTTACGACAGACTGTTTTAGCTCAAATTTG GGGTTTGTGCGATATTTGTCAAAGTGGTAAACTGAATAAGGAACAATTCGCTCTGTCGATGTGGCTTATTAAGCAGCAACTAAGAGGCAAAGAGCCTCCCGCTACTCTAACACCTGAAATGATACCACCGTCTTTAAGAAAACTCACAGAAAACGTTGTG GAAAACAATAATGTTTCCGGTTATTCTAACCCAGAGTTAGATATGATAAGCAAAGATATAGTGGAGTTGGTACGAGAAAGGCACACAATGGAGCAAGATATTGCACAAAAGGAAGCTGATATCAAGATAAAAAATGGAGAGATTAAGAGCCTTCAAAGTGAGCTGGACACTTTGGCGGCAACTTTGAAACAGTTGGAAAACCAAAAAGGAGAGGCTCAAAAAAGGCTCAATGATTTAAAAGCACAG AGAGCTGATGTAGATAAAGAATTGAGTGAGATCGAGCACGAGATTCGTGAGGAGCAAGACAAg GTAGATAAACTTCGTCAGCAAGCGGAAGAACAAGAATCCGTTTTACGCACCCAAGAAGAAGAGCTCAGTTCCAAAAGGCAGGAATTAGAGGGTCTTAGATTGGAAGAACAACAGCTTGAACAGCAACAAGTAAAGAGTAAAGATCAGCTTAACGAATTGACCAAAAACCTTCAGGATACTCAGCTTCAAATAAGTCAGgcaaaagtaaaaattactcATCTGGAAGAACAGCAAAGGCAAATGAGCGACGCTATTGCGTTGTACGATTCAGCTCTTGCAGCTGGTGATCCTAGTCTTGTCCCTGACACCACTCTGCGATTTGAACCAGAAATCCAAGATCCTCA ATTCAAACTTGATGATCAAAGTCCTATAAAAGTGAACGGATTTGACGATAAACGCGACGATCCTTTCTCGAATGCAAACGGACCAACCCAATCAAGTGGCTTCAATGGTCAAGATCCATTCGCCTCGAATAAAGCGAAGGAAGCTTTTGTTGCCGAAGGTGCCGATCCGTTCggaaattcattcaattcacAACCGGCGGCT GAACGATTCCCGAGCGATTTGTTCACCGCGTTTAATAATTCTAGTAACGAGAAACAGGATCCGTTCGATCCCTTTGGtgacgaaaaaagaaataattccAATGCACCGGCGACAGGAGGAGCGCAg GCCGTCAAAGATCCGTTTGGTGACGATCCGTTTGCGAATCTGCATGCGCCAGCACGCCCGGAGAGTCCTAGTCCAGCTTTACCTCCCAAAAAGGCGAAACAACCTCCACCAAGGCCGGCACCGCCTAGACCTTCGCAGGGTCCTACAGCAGGACTTGGCGCAGGTCCGACGCGCGCAGCGCCTGCACCGCCTACACCTTCGCCGACTCCAGACCCCTTTGTTAACGCAAACTCTGACCCTTTTGCCGCACCAGcggaaaataataacaacgaagCTGCTTTTACTACTTCAACTTCTTCCAACGCAGGCTTTGCTGATTTTGCTAATTTCGATGCAAAG CCAGAACCAGTTCCTAGTCGACTGGCACCGCCGAGACCAGTGAGCAGACCGctgacaacaacaacatcagcGTCGGCACCTAAACTTCCAGACTTTACCGAAGATCCATTCCGAGACTACAGATACGAGGATCCGTTCAATATCACAGATCCGTTTGAAGACGAAATTGAAGATTCaaatgcaaataaaaagtCTGTCAGTACCGGTAAgctcgatccttttggctttgAAACTGATACAAGGTTTTCCGGTAAGGATTCATTTCCAAAAGGATTTGattccgatttttcaaacacatttccattaaagaaaaataaacccGATAGCAAAATAGTCAACAAATTTGATACAGATTTTGGCAGCGCATTTTCAGATACTAATAAAAATACCAAAGCTTTCGAGGCTGATTTTGCAAACAATTTTGTTGATCCAAAATCAAAGACGAACGACATCAATGATGCTTTTACAAGTAAATTGTCTGGTGCTGAGAAGGCGAGTAAAAAGTCTGGCTTAGAGTTCGCACACACTTTGAAAGATAAGCTATCATttggggataaaaaaaatcgtaataacAAAACGTGGAACGGTAACAGTGGATCTGTTATGTTAACCGAAGAACAACAATTGGCATTAGCTGCTCAGCAGAGCTTGCGAGCCGAAGAGGAAAGGCGCAGACGTAGAGAACAAGAAGATGCAGATTTAGCTCTTGCCTTAGAACTTTCTAAACAAGAAAAATCTGGTAAATTTTAA
- the LOC124183588 gene encoding epidermal growth factor receptor substrate 15-like 1 isoform X4, whose amino-acid sequence MKIALVFDASMAALPSPTQVAGSHSAIYEAYYHQVDPNGYGRIGAMEAARFLKKSQLSDIVLSKIWDMADPQSRGSLDKSGLFVALKLCALAQAGSDLSMANLNIETPPPKMGEIPVIPQKPKPISPGIITSMNNGDWSIKPSERTKYDQLFDSLQPANGYIPGNKVKGVLMDSKLPLDTLGQIWDLADMDKDGMLDRHEFVIAMHLVYKALEKYAIPNVLPPELMPPGKRKEVIMSVAKSPVPPMVSGPPPIPPLPTAPAPSSLVGLESTKPPAVQHWVISAEDQAAADKLFAQADMDMDGYVSGSEIKDVFLQSGLRQTVLAQIWGLCDICQSGKLNKEQFALSMWLIKQQLRGKEPPATLTPEMIPPSLRKLTENVVENNNVSGYSNPELDMISKDIVELVRERHTMEQDIAQKEADIKIKNGEIKSLQSELDTLAATLKQLENQKGEAQKRLNDLKAQRADVDKELSEIEHEIREEQDKVDKLRQQAEEQESVLRTQEEELSSKRQELEGLRLEEQQLEQQQVKSKDQLNELTKNLQDTQLQISQAKVKITHLEEQQRQMSDAIALYDSALAAGDPSLVPDTTLRFEPEIQDPQFKLDDQSPIKVNGFDDKRDDPFSNANGPTQSSGFNGQDPFASNKAKEAFVAEGADPFGNSFNSQPAAERFPSDLFTAFNNSSNEKQDPFDPFGDEKRNNSNAPATGGAQAVKDPFGDDPFANLHAPARPESPSPALPPKKAKQPPPRPAPPRPSQGPTAGLGAGPTRAAPAPPTPSPTPDPFVNANSDPFAAPAENNNNEAAFTTSTSSNAGFADFANFDAK is encoded by the exons ATGAAAATTGCGTTAGTATTCGATGCAAGTATGGCCGCCTTGCCGTCACCTACGCag GTGGCTGGAAGCCACAGCGCCATATATGAGGCCTATTATCATCAG GTGGACCCTAACGGGTATGGCCGTATCGGAGCGATGGAAGCTGcacgatttttgaaaaaatcacagCTGAGCGATATTGTGCTTAGTAAAATTTGGGATATGGCGGATCCACAGTCGCGCGGATCATTGGATAAATCCGGACTTTTCGTCGCGCTAAAACTTTGCGCCCTCGCTCAGGCAGGAAGTGACTTGAGTATGGCAAACCTCAATATTGAAACACCTCCACCCAAAATG GGTGAAATTCCAGTGATACCCCAAAAACCAAAGCCTATATCTCCAGGGATAATAACATCGATGAATAACGGGGACTGGTCGATAAAACCAAGTGAACGAACAAAATATGATCAGTTATTTGACAGCTTACAACCAGCTAATGGATACATTCCAGGAAATAAAGTGAAAGGTGTTCTTATGGATAGCAAACTGCCTCTTGATACTCTAGGACAAATATGGGATCTTGCCGACATGGACAAAGATGGAATGCTCGACAGGCATGAATTTGTCATT GCTATGCATTTGGTCTACAAGGCACTTGAGAAATATGCTATTCCCAATGTGCTACCTCCAGAATTAATGCCACCAggcaaaagaaaagaagtcATCATGTCAGTTGCTAAATCCCCAGTACCCCCAATGGTTAGCGGACCACCGCCTATTCCTCCTTTACCTACTGCACCTGCTCCCAGCAGTCTTGTCGGTTTAGAATCTACAAAG CCACCAGCTGTTCAACACTGGGTCATCTCAGCCGAAGATCAGGCAGCTGCGGACAAGCTCTTTGCGCAAGCAGACATGGATATGGATGGATACGTATCTGGGTCTGAGATCAAAGATGTATTTCTACAGAGCGGCTTACGACAGACTGTTTTAGCTCAAATTTG GGGTTTGTGCGATATTTGTCAAAGTGGTAAACTGAATAAGGAACAATTCGCTCTGTCGATGTGGCTTATTAAGCAGCAACTAAGAGGCAAAGAGCCTCCCGCTACTCTAACACCTGAAATGATACCACCGTCTTTAAGAAAACTCACAGAAAACGTTGTG GAAAACAATAATGTTTCCGGTTATTCTAACCCAGAGTTAGATATGATAAGCAAAGATATAGTGGAGTTGGTACGAGAAAGGCACACAATGGAGCAAGATATTGCACAAAAGGAAGCTGATATCAAGATAAAAAATGGAGAGATTAAGAGCCTTCAAAGTGAGCTGGACACTTTGGCGGCAACTTTGAAACAGTTGGAAAACCAAAAAGGAGAGGCTCAAAAAAGGCTCAATGATTTAAAAGCACAG AGAGCTGATGTAGATAAAGAATTGAGTGAGATCGAGCACGAGATTCGTGAGGAGCAAGACAAg GTAGATAAACTTCGTCAGCAAGCGGAAGAACAAGAATCCGTTTTACGCACCCAAGAAGAAGAGCTCAGTTCCAAAAGGCAGGAATTAGAGGGTCTTAGATTGGAAGAACAACAGCTTGAACAGCAACAAGTAAAGAGTAAAGATCAGCTTAACGAATTGACCAAAAACCTTCAGGATACTCAGCTTCAAATAAGTCAGgcaaaagtaaaaattactcATCTGGAAGAACAGCAAAGGCAAATGAGCGACGCTATTGCGTTGTACGATTCAGCTCTTGCAGCTGGTGATCCTAGTCTTGTCCCTGACACCACTCTGCGATTTGAACCAGAAATCCAAGATCCTCA ATTCAAACTTGATGATCAAAGTCCTATAAAAGTGAACGGATTTGACGATAAACGCGACGATCCTTTCTCGAATGCAAACGGACCAACCCAATCAAGTGGCTTCAATGGTCAAGATCCATTCGCCTCGAATAAAGCGAAGGAAGCTTTTGTTGCCGAAGGTGCCGATCCGTTCggaaattcattcaattcacAACCGGCGGCT GAACGATTCCCGAGCGATTTGTTCACCGCGTTTAATAATTCTAGTAACGAGAAACAGGATCCGTTCGATCCCTTTGGtgacgaaaaaagaaataattccAATGCACCGGCGACAGGAGGAGCGCAg GCCGTCAAAGATCCGTTTGGTGACGATCCGTTTGCGAATCTGCATGCGCCAGCACGCCCGGAGAGTCCTAGTCCAGCTTTACCTCCCAAAAAGGCGAAACAACCTCCACCAAGGCCGGCACCGCCTAGACCTTCGCAGGGTCCTACAGCAGGACTTGGCGCAGGTCCGACGCGCGCAGCGCCTGCACCGCCTACACCTTCGCCGACTCCAGACCCCTTTGTTAACGCAAACTCTGACCCTTTTGCCGCACCAGcggaaaataataacaacgaagCTGCTTTTACTACTTCAACTTCTTCCAACGCAGGCTTTGCTGATTTTGCTAATTTCGATGCAAAG taa